The following proteins come from a genomic window of Opitutales bacterium:
- a CDS encoding sulfotransferase, with protein sequence MEQPIFILCHPKSGSTLLRIIMNAHPEIACPPEAHLLIYGVAMHQTLSVTERNALPEASLDDFNEEIISQVRESLNTIMGRHTQRSGKRIWCDKSVTSLYDTDFLKKLFPDAKFVVLYRHCMDFIHSALEVARYGWEEIGIKVNDSANHVDSLAHFWEIETSKLLDFHEEYSEQTHILCYERLVTEPQHVLPQLFEFLGLEFPDNIIEATFSNDHQFGAGDAKVQFTTGIETENLGKGRFVPRDKIERTTERKVNALLGQLDYETIDAHWNSRSLPMAARIDQPGSEEAKVVGQELERLFGQMLPIRLSAFSQNGSRQARTVKLSILDCTDQSYILDFHSGKCMAVAADEPADTSLSFRYSTLREIIEGKTNPGKAVSDGKIIMSGDVEAAGLVPQLFEH encoded by the coding sequence ATGGAGCAGCCGATCTTTATCCTCTGCCACCCGAAATCTGGCTCCACACTGTTGCGCATTATTATGAACGCGCATCCCGAAATAGCCTGCCCACCCGAGGCTCATCTATTGATCTACGGGGTCGCGATGCACCAGACGCTCAGTGTTACCGAACGAAACGCACTACCTGAGGCGTCTCTCGATGATTTCAATGAAGAGATCATCAGCCAAGTAAGAGAATCACTCAACACCATCATGGGGCGACATACCCAACGCAGTGGCAAACGCATATGGTGCGACAAGTCGGTGACATCCCTCTATGACACCGATTTTCTGAAAAAACTGTTTCCGGATGCCAAATTCGTCGTGCTCTACCGGCACTGCATGGACTTCATTCACTCTGCGCTCGAAGTCGCTCGCTACGGATGGGAAGAGATCGGAATCAAGGTGAACGATTCAGCCAATCATGTCGATAGCCTCGCACATTTTTGGGAGATAGAAACATCCAAGCTGCTTGATTTTCATGAGGAATACAGTGAGCAAACCCACATACTCTGCTATGAAAGGCTGGTCACTGAGCCCCAGCATGTGCTCCCTCAATTGTTCGAGTTCTTAGGGCTCGAATTTCCAGATAATATTATCGAGGCAACATTTTCCAACGACCACCAGTTTGGAGCCGGGGACGCAAAGGTACAATTCACCACCGGAATCGAGACCGAAAATCTCGGAAAAGGGCGCTTTGTCCCACGTGACAAAATAGAGCGTACCACCGAACGAAAAGTGAATGCGCTGCTAGGCCAACTCGATTACGAGACTATAGACGCACATTGGAATAGTCGGTCGCTTCCCATGGCAGCTAGAATCGATCAGCCGGGATCCGAAGAAGCAAAGGTCGTTGGTCAGGAGCTCGAGAGGTTATTTGGCCAAATGCTCCCTATCCGCCTTTCTGCTTTTAGCCAAAACGGAAGCCGTCAGGCGCGGACGGTAAAGCTGTCCATCCTCGATTGCACCGATCAGTCTTATATCTTGGATTTTCACTCAGGGAAGTGTATGGCAGTCGCTGCCGACGAACCTGCCGACACATCATTAAGTTTTCGTTACTCTACGTTAAGAGAGATTATCGAAGGAAAGACCAATCCGGGTAAAGCGGTGTCCGACGGAAAGATCATCATGAGCGGAGACGTGGAAGCGGCAGGCCTGGTGCCTCAATTATTCGAACACTGA